A region of Campylobacter suis DNA encodes the following proteins:
- a CDS encoding chemotaxis response regulator CheY — translation MKILVVDDSSTMRRIIKNTLQRLGHEEVLEAEHGVEAWALLGQHPDVQVLVTDWNMPEMNGLELVKKVRAESKYADMPIIMVTTEGGKAEVITALKAGVNNYIVKPFTPQVLKEKLEDVLG, via the coding sequence GTGAAAATTTTGGTTGTAGATGATAGCTCAACTATGAGAAGAATTATTAAAAACACACTACAAAGACTTGGACATGAAGAGGTCTTAGAAGCTGAACATGGAGTTGAGGCTTGGGCTTTGCTAGGACAACATCCAGATGTGCAAGTTCTTGTAACTGACTGGAATATGCCAGAGATGAACGGACTTGAGCTTGTGAAAAAAGTACGCGCAGAGTCAAAATATGCAGATATGCCTATCATTATGGTTACAACTGAGGGTGGTAAGGCTGAGGTTATTACGGCTTTAAAAGCTGGGGTAAATAACTATATAGTTAAGCCATTTACGCCGCAAGTTTTAAAAGAAAAACTTGAAGATGTTCTTGGCTAA
- the hisA gene encoding 1-(5-phosphoribosyl)-5-[(5-phosphoribosylamino)methylideneamino]imidazole-4-carboxamide isomerase gives MEIFPAIDLKDGKAVRLSKGDMATAKVYSDRPWELAKEFEQMGAKWLHVVDLDGAFAGDVINFEVIKKIVSSTNLQVQVGGGIRDEGRINRYLDMGVSRVILGSVALKDPNFVREMAKAYPIVVGIDAKNGYVATEGWADVSDMPAVDLAREFANAGVRAIICTDISKDGMLGGVNLDFTLQIARTSGVETIASGGVSSFEDVLELKNSSEMGGVIVGKAFYEGKIDLKRAFKSLL, from the coding sequence ATGGAAATTTTCCCTGCTATAGATTTAAAAGATGGCAAAGCAGTAAGGTTAAGTAAGGGCGATATGGCTACTGCAAAAGTGTATTCAGATAGGCCTTGGGAGCTGGCAAAAGAGTTTGAACAAATGGGCGCAAAGTGGCTTCATGTAGTTGATCTTGATGGTGCATTTGCTGGAGATGTTATAAATTTTGAAGTTATAAAAAAGATAGTAAGTTCAACAAATTTGCAGGTGCAAGTCGGCGGTGGCATAAGAGATGAAGGTCGCATAAATAGATATCTTGATATGGGAGTTAGTCGTGTTATTTTGGGCTCTGTGGCACTTAAAGATCCAAATTTTGTGAGAGAAATGGCAAAGGCTTATCCTATAGTTGTTGGTATTGACGCAAAAAACGGCTATGTGGCGACCGAGGGCTGGGCTGATGTAAGTGATATGCCTGCGGTTGATCTTGCTAGAGAATTTGCTAACGCTGGAGTAAGGGCGATAATTTGCACAGATATTAGTAAAGATGGTATGCTTGGTGGGGTAAATTTAGATTTTACGCTTCAAATAGCAAGAACAAGTGGCGTTGAGACGATAGCAAGTGGTGGCGTAAGCTCTTTTGAAGATGTTTTGGAGCTAAAAAACAGTAGTGAGATGGGCGGTGTTATTGTTGGTAAGGCTTTTTATGAAGGTAAAATCGACTTAAAAAGAGCTTTTAAATCACTTTTATAA
- the hisH gene encoding imidazole glycerol phosphate synthase subunit HisH yields MIAIIDYGAGNIQSVMNAFEKIGAKATLVSDADKLKSYDKLILPGVGAFSEAMQRLKSANLDEAIKDFVASSKPFLGICLGMQLLFDQSDEFGFSAGLGLISGKVVKFQNDKFITPLKVPHVGWNTVNFKKQTAINKGLKDSEYFYFVHSFHAVCEDDVVLGVSKYGYNFISAVAKDNVFGFQPHPEKSHDTGLKILKNFKEL; encoded by the coding sequence GATAGCTATTATTGACTATGGTGCTGGGAATATACAAAGCGTTATGAATGCTTTTGAAAAGATAGGCGCTAAAGCTACGCTTGTTAGCGATGCGGATAAACTAAAGAGCTATGACAAACTTATTTTGCCTGGAGTTGGCGCATTTTCAGAGGCAATGCAAAGATTAAAAAGTGCAAATTTAGACGAAGCTATAAAGGATTTTGTCGCTAGCTCAAAGCCTTTTTTGGGAATTTGTCTTGGTATGCAGCTGCTTTTTGATCAGAGTGATGAGTTTGGTTTTAGTGCTGGACTTGGGCTAATAAGTGGCAAGGTTGTAAAATTTCAAAATGATAAATTTATAACCCCACTTAAAGTTCCTCATGTTGGCTGGAATACGGTAAATTTTAAAAAACAAACTGCGATAAATAAAGGTTTAAAAGATAGCGAGTATTTTTACTTTGTGCATAGTTTTCACGCTGTTTGTGAAGATGATGTTGTTCTTGGCGTTAGCAAATATGGCTATAACTTTATCTCTGCTGTTGCAAAGGATAATGTTTTTGGCTTTCAGCCTCACCCTGAAAAAAGTCATGATACTGGACTTAAAATTTTAAAGAACTTTAAGGAGCTTTGA